The following are encoded in a window of Ferviditalea candida genomic DNA:
- a CDS encoding carbon-nitrogen hydrolase family protein, with the protein MNVKLFLAQMEPILYDKQANLEKMHRFMQQAAQGQADLILFPELCLTGYFTRDRTAELSEDETGSSIQQVADWARQFKLMTVFGFPERRDGLIYNSACLINHDGSILGTYQKIHLWDEESKYFSSGESFHVWDTEMGRIGIMICYDTEFPETARILALKGAEIILAPTANMSPFEHAQSVQIQCRAVENQVFVATTNRIGTEESTRFFGESSVADPFGKHVLLGNQEEKGYLVQIDLTDLNMARRFPKYLDDRRPELYANLAECD; encoded by the coding sequence ATGAACGTAAAGCTGTTTTTGGCCCAGATGGAGCCGATCCTGTATGATAAGCAAGCAAATTTGGAAAAAATGCATCGCTTCATGCAACAAGCGGCGCAAGGCCAAGCGGACTTGATCTTGTTTCCGGAACTCTGTCTGACAGGCTATTTTACGAGGGACAGAACCGCGGAGTTGAGTGAGGATGAAACGGGTTCCAGCATACAACAAGTTGCGGATTGGGCGAGACAGTTCAAACTAATGACCGTATTTGGTTTTCCCGAACGGCGAGACGGACTGATTTACAACTCCGCTTGTCTGATCAACCATGATGGAAGCATTTTGGGGACCTATCAAAAAATTCATCTTTGGGATGAGGAGAGCAAGTATTTTTCAAGCGGGGAAAGCTTTCATGTGTGGGATACGGAAATGGGCAGGATCGGAATCATGATTTGTTACGACACCGAATTTCCCGAGACAGCACGGATACTGGCTCTAAAGGGAGCGGAAATCATTCTGGCACCAACTGCAAATATGAGCCCATTCGAACATGCTCAAAGTGTTCAAATTCAATGCCGGGCGGTGGAAAATCAAGTGTTTGTTGCTACGACAAATCGCATTGGAACAGAAGAGTCCACACGTTTTTTTGGAGAAAGCTCGGTGGCGGATCCATTTGGGAAGCATGTACTTTTGGGTAATCAGGAAGAAAAAGGATACCTGGTACAAATCGATTTGACGGATTTGAACATGGCGCGCCGGTTTCCGAAATATCTGGACGACCGGCGTCCGGAACTCTACGCGAATTTAGCCGAATGTGATTGA